Genomic segment of Yoonia sp. R2331:
ATCAGGGCTCGTGCTGGCGCCTCATCCTCGCCCAACCACGTTGAAATCTGGTCTTTTTCCAGGATCACACCCATCCGGTGATGAATGTCGCGGACATCCGCCGACGGTGCGCAAGTGACCGTCGCCACTTGCGGCAGCTGTGTGCCACCAGGGGCTGTCCAGACGTCATAGATCGCTGCAAACCAGATCAAGGCGCCGTCTGTGCGCGCAATGCGCCACGCTGTCTTGCGCCGCTTCTCGCCCGTCCATTCGTACCAACCGTCCACCGGCAAAACCGCGCGGCGCACCCCGTCAAAGGCGGATTTGTCAAACACGGTTTCCGACCGCGCATTGATGATCGTTTCCATCACCGGACGGCCCCGCGCGTTCACGCGCCCCACCGGGATCATCCCCCAGCGCATCCGCGCAGCCCCTTGCTCTGTCAGCACCTGCAACTCTTCCCCCGGTGCCATGTTGAAGCGCGGGCCATCCGCATCCAGCCCCAATCCGGGATCAGACGACAGGAACAGCCGCCCCGGCATTCACTCGATCCCTTCCGCGAAATCCAACACGGCCGGGCCCAGTGCCGCGACAATGACCGCGACCCCCTCTGCCGTAGGGTGTAGACCGTCGCCTTGCAGATAGCCCAACAAGCCCTCTTGCCCGGCCTCTTCAATCAGCGCGGCGAAAAAGGATGGCACCAAGGGTACGTCATGAGTCTTTGACAGGTCAGGGTATATTGCGTCAAATTCCGCTTTGTAATCAGCGCCATAGTTCGCACCAACGTCCAGCCCGACCAACAGTGTTGCGACACCCTTAGCCTTTGCTGCGGCCAGAATGCCATCCAGATTGTCCCGCACGAGGGTCGGCGGCAGACCCCGCAGATAGTCGTTGGCCCCCAGTGCGACGATCATGCCATCAACGTCGTCGGTCAGCGTCCAGTCAACCCGCGCGAGCCCGCCCGCCGTGGTGTCGCCCGACAGCCCTGCATTGATCACCGTGACCTCTGCGCCCTGCGCGTCCAGCCAACGCTGCAACTGCGGGACCAACCCGTCTGCGGTATCCAGTCCATAGCCCGCTGTCAGGCTATCGCCCAATGCGGCGACGACGACAGGTTCCGCCTGCGCCGAAGTTGCGGCAATTGTCATCAAACTGATGTTGAGAAATGCGCATTTGGCCCCATATCCCAAGGACAGAACTCGCGCAAAGGCCCCGTAAATGACTGAACCCGTCCTCTCGCTGACCGATGCCTCATTGTCCCTGATGGGCAACGCGGGTCGGGTCGACATCCTGCACGACATCTCACTGGATGTGTCCAAGGGCGAAACGCTGGGGTTGGTGGGGCCAAGTGGGTCGGGCAAATCGTCTCTCCTGATGCTGATGGGCGGTCTGGAAACTGCCACCGCGGGGGCTGTTGCCGCCCTAGGTCAGGACCTGACCACAATGAACGAAGACCAGCTTGCCCGCTTTCGCAGGGATAATATGGGGGTGGTGTTTCAGTCTTTCCACCTGATCCCTACCATGACCGCTTTGGAAAACGTGGCAACCCCGCTTGAATTGGCCGGGCACCGCGATGCCTTTGATCGCGCGGCGGCAGAACTGGACGCCGTGGGGCTGGCAGACCGCGCCGACCATTACCCTAGTCAAATGTCGGGGGGTGAGCAGCAGCGCGTTGCCCTCGCCCGCGCCTCTGCCCCACGCCCGAAGATTCTGTTGGCGGATGAGCCTACCGGCAATCTGGATGAAACCAACGGCCAAGCCATCATGCAGCTGTTGTTCGATCTGCGCGACCGCCATGGTGCGACGCTGGTGATGGTCACCCACAGCCGAGAGCTTGCCGCCCGTTGCGACCGCGTGATCCCGCTGCGCGATGGCCGCATCGACACCGCTCGGCAAGCGGCATGAGTCTGCGTCTTGCCGCCACCTTTGCACGACGCGAATTGCGCGGCGGCCTGCGCGGCTTTCGCGTGTTTCTCGCCTGTCTGGCCCTCGGCGTCGCCGCGATTGCAGCCGTTGGGACAGTCCGCGCGGGCATTTCTGCGGGGTTGACCGAAAAGGGGGCGGAACTGCTTGGCGGCGATGTCGAGGCGCGGTTTACCTACCGCTTTGCCAGCCCGCTCGAACGGGCGTTCTTTGAGGACATTTCCGACAACATTGCCGAAGTGGTCGACTTTCGGTCAATGGCCGTTGTCGGTGACGGCGCGGATGCCGAACGTGGCCTGACGCAAGTGATGGCCGTCGACAGCCAATACCCCTTGATCGGTCAGGTTCAACTTGACCCTGACATCCCCCTTCACGACGCCTTTGCCGACAAGGGCGGCGTTATGGAACGTGTCCTGGCTGACCGGCTTGGCCTTGCCCCGGGTGATACCTTCCGCCTTGGGTCTACCGATTTTACGTTGCGCGCGATCCTGCAACGCTACCCCGACAACGCCTCTGGCGGTTTTGGCCTTGGTCCGCGCACGATCGTGCGCACCGCTGATCTGGACGAGTCCGGCCTGATCGCCGAAGGCACCCTGTTTGAGACCCAATACCGCCTTGATCTGCCACCCGATGCCGACCTTGACGCGATGCAGGCGCTTGCACAAGAAACCCTGCCAGATGCAGGCCTGCGCTGGCGCGACAGCAGACGCGGGGCTGGCGGGACAGAAAGGTTCATCGACCGCATCGGCGCTTTTCTGATCCTTGTGGGCCTCTCTGGTCTGGCCGTTGGCGGTGTCGGCGTGAGTGCTGCCGTACGCGCCTATCTGGCCGGTAAGACAGGTACGATTGCGACCCTGAAAACGCTGGGGGCCACCCGGCGCACGATTTTCCTGACGTACTTCCTGCAAATCGGCGCGCTCACGCTTCTTGGGATCACGATCGGCCTGCTTCTTGGTGGCGGCATCCCCGTCCTTTTGGCCCCGCTGATCGAGGCGTCGCTGCCTGTGCCTGCCAACTTTACCTTCAATCCGGCCCCCTTGGCCGAGGCCGCAATTTACGGTCTGTTAGCGGCGCTGATCTTCACCTTGTGGCCACTGGCGCGCACCGATGACATCCGCGCCGCCACGCTTTTCCGCGACGCCTTTGCCAGTGGTGCGGCCCTGCCGCGCTGGCCATATCTGGTCGCCACGCTGGCGCTGGTGGCCGCGCTATTGGGGCTGGCCGCATGGTTTTCCGGCACGGTCTGGCTCACGCTTTGGACCGCAGGCGGGATCACCGGCGCGCTGGCGATCCTGATCCTTGCGGCCCTTGCCATCCGCTGGCTTGCGCGCCGCAGTCGCAACTCCGCCCGCGGCCGTCCGGCCCTGCGGTTGGCCCTTGGCGCCATTGGTGCGCGCGGCGGCGAGGCGACAAGCGTCGTCCTTTCGCTTGGCCTTGGCCTATCGGTGCTGGCAGCCGTCGGCCAGATCGACGGCAACCTGCGCAATGCCTTTAACGACGAACTGCCAGACGTTGCGCCCAGTTACTTTTTTGTTGATATCCAGCCCAACCAGATCGAAGGCTTCCGCGACCGGCTGGACAATGACCCAGCAGTCAGCCGCGTTGACGCCGCCCCCATGCTGCGCGGCATCATCACTGCGATCAACGGCATCCCCGCGGACGAATTTGCTGACGGCCACTGGGTCGTGCAGGGCGACAGGGGTGTCACATACGACAGCACCCTGCCCGACAACACGACGATCACCGCAGGCGAATGGTGGCCCGAGGATTACACCGGCCCGCCACTCATCAGTTTTTCAGCCGAAGAGGCCGCCGAGATTGGCCTGCAAATCGGCGATGAAATGACCGTCAACATCCTTGGCCGCAATATCACCGGCACTGTCGCCTCGTTCCGTGAAGTCACATGGGAAGACGCGGGCATCGGCTTTGTGTTGTCGATGAACGAGGCCGCACTTGCCGGTGCGCCGCACAGCTGGATCAGCACCGTCTACGCCGAGGAAGAGGCAGAAGCGCAGATCCTGCGTGACCTTGCCACGGCCTATCCCAACATAACCGCAATCCGCATCCGCGACGCCATCGCGCAGGTGGCAACCTTGGTCGAAGGTATCTCTGCGGCAACCCGCTATGGCGCTTTGGCGACGCTTGTGACCGGCTTTCTGGTTCTGATCGGGGCCGCCGCCGCGGGCGAACGCGCCCGCACATTTGAAGCCGCCGTGCTAAAAACCATCGGGGCCACGCGGTCGCGGATCATCAGCAGTTTTGCCTTGCGCGCCGCACTTCTGGGGCTTGCAGCGGGCGTCGTGGCGCTGGCGGCTGGTATTCTAGGGGGCTGGGCGGTACAAACTTTCATCATGGAAAATGACTATACCGTTGTCTGGGGAAATGCCTTGTCGATCATCGGCGGTGGTATCCTTGTCTCGCTCCTTGCCGGGCTGGGATTTGCCGCGCGGCCACTGTCCGCCAAACCCGCGCAGGTTCTCAGAGCGCGCGAATGACCGGGTCCGCATTCTTCGGTTACGGCAGTCTGGTCAACACCGCGACCCATGACTACGCCAATCCGCGACAAGCCACGCTCAAAGGGTGGCGACGGGTCTGGCAATCAACCACCCTGCGCGATACCGCGTTTTTGTCGGTCGAGCGGGCCGCCGATCAGGAAATTGACGGGCTGGTTGCAGACGTCAGCCCCGCCCAATGGACGGACCTCGACGCGCGAGAGGCCGCCTATGCCCGTGTCGACGTCACCGCAGCCCTTGGCGCGGATCAGCCGACCGTCATCTATCGGGTCAATGCCAACCTCGCCACGGCAACGGCGACCAACACGCCGATCCTGCTCAGCTATCTTGATGTGGTCGTGCAGGGGTATCTGCACACCTTTGGCCCGCAAGGCGTGGCGCGCTTCTTTGCGTCGACCCACGGCTGGGACGCCCCGATTCTGGATGACCGCGCCGCACCGCGTTATCCGCGCCGTCAAACGCTGACTGCGCAAGAAATTGCGCTGGTCGATGCTTGCTTAGCGACGCGTATGGAGGTGCCGAAATAGCGTCAGCTGTTTCTCGAACGGCCCGCGTTTATCGTCAGCACCCATCGCGATTACGCGGTTGGCAATGAAACCTGCGATCAGGCCAAAGACGACGCCGCCCACGGCTTGTCCGATCAACACGCCCGCCGCACCAAACCACCATGCAAACAGCATCACAAAGGGGATAGTTCCCAACGTATGTCGGCCCCAATTGACCCAGGTCGAATAGAACGGATGCCCAAGATTATTGCAGGCCGCGTTGCTGACAAAGACCATCCCATTGAAAAACCACAAAAGCGAAAGCGGCCCGGCGAACAGGAACACCAGTTGCAGCGCGACCCCGTCCAACTGGAACAGCCAAGCCAGCGGCCCACGCAATCCGAACAAAATGGCCGACACCAACAGCACGACCGCCCCGGTAAAGATCAGCGCGTCCCGATAAGCCTCTCGCACCCGGTCCTGCTTTCCAGCCCCTGCGTTTTGCCCAATGATCGGCCCAACCGCCCCAGAGAGGGCGAAGATGACGCCAAAGGCCACCGGGGTCAAACGCCCGATAATCGCCATGCCCGCCACGGCCTCTTCACCATAGGTCGACATCGCGCGGGTGACATAAGCCTGACCCACAGGTGTGGCGAGTTGCGTGAGCACCGCCGGGCCTGCGATTGCCATAATCGGTTTCATATCGTGCCAGACGCTGCCAAATGTCGGCGCACCAAAGCCGCCATAGTGCTTGTGGATCGCCCAGAGCGCGGAACCGGCGATGGTGAAGCGCGCGGCAATGCTGGCCAGCGCGGCCCCGGTCAGCTCCAGATCAAGGCCAAAGATCAGGATCGGATCCAGCACCGCGTTGACGATGCCACCGTAAATCATCACCCACATCGACCGCTTCGCATCGCCATGCGCGCGCAGCACAGCGCCGCCCACAATTCCCAAAAGCAGGATGGGCAGGCTTGGCAGGATCACCCGCATGAATTGCACCGCCAGCGTCTGCGTGTCCCCGGTGGCCCCTAGCAACCCGACCAATTGCGGCGTGAACGCCCAGACAATCGCCGCAAAAATGGCCCCGCCAATCGCACCGATGATCAACGCGTTTGTCGCGCGTTGTCGCGCCAACTCTGCCTCGCCCGCGCCAAGCGCGCGGGCCACCAACGCACCGCAGGCAATCGCGATACCAATCCCGAAAGAGCCTGTGAAAAACAGGATCGCGCCTGCATATCCGATCGCTGCTGCGAGCTCTGCCTTGCCCAGCATGGCGATGAAAATCATGTCAATGAAGTCGACCAGAAACACGGCCATCAGGCCCACTGTGCTGCTGAGCGCCATGACAGTCACGTGGCGCAGCGTGCTGCCGGTCAGAAATTTGGCGTCTTCGGCCATGGTGCCTCCGGGCGTTGCCTGCCCCAGACCTAATCTGAATAAGGCGCCCGCGCCAGAGCATCGCGCGTCTGCATCAGCGTCGCCAAAAACCGCTTTGACCGTGCGATTCGCGCCTCCACCTCTGCAATCCGCGCATCAAGGAAAGCAAAACCGTCAAAATCCTCTCCCGCATCCGCCTCCAACTGCCCCAGCAGAACCGTCAATTCAGCAAGCGTCAGCCCCGCCGCTTGCGCCTCTGCAATCCATTCCAGCGTGATCAAGGTTTCATCGGGGTACTGCCGGTAATTGTTGGTCTTTCCCGGCTCGGGCGCAGAGCCAATCAGCCCTTGCCGCTCGTAAAACCGCAACGTGTCCCGGCTGAGCCCGGACCGCTTCGCCAATTC
This window contains:
- a CDS encoding SOS response-associated peptidase, whose product is MPGRLFLSSDPGLGLDADGPRFNMAPGEELQVLTEQGAARMRWGMIPVGRVNARGRPVMETIINARSETVFDKSAFDGVRRAVLPVDGWYEWTGEKRRKTAWRIARTDGALIWFAAIYDVWTAPGGTQLPQVATVTCAPSADVRDIHHRMGVILEKDQISTWLGEDEAPARALMVPFRDGGLVVSEASDVDWTAP
- a CDS encoding arylesterase, which encodes MTIAATSAQAEPVVVAALGDSLTAGYGLDTADGLVPQLQRWLDAQGAEVTVINAGLSGDTTAGGLARVDWTLTDDVDGMIVALGANDYLRGLPPTLVRDNLDGILAAAKAKGVATLLVGLDVGANYGADYKAEFDAIYPDLSKTHDVPLVPSFFAALIEEAGQEGLLGYLQGDGLHPTAEGVAVIVAALGPAVLDFAEGIE
- a CDS encoding ABC transporter ATP-binding protein, giving the protein MTEPVLSLTDASLSLMGNAGRVDILHDISLDVSKGETLGLVGPSGSGKSSLLMLMGGLETATAGAVAALGQDLTTMNEDQLARFRRDNMGVVFQSFHLIPTMTALENVATPLELAGHRDAFDRAAAELDAVGLADRADHYPSQMSGGEQQRVALARASAPRPKILLADEPTGNLDETNGQAIMQLLFDLRDRHGATLVMVTHSRELAARCDRVIPLRDGRIDTARQAA
- a CDS encoding ABC transporter permease; this encodes MSLRLAATFARRELRGGLRGFRVFLACLALGVAAIAAVGTVRAGISAGLTEKGAELLGGDVEARFTYRFASPLERAFFEDISDNIAEVVDFRSMAVVGDGADAERGLTQVMAVDSQYPLIGQVQLDPDIPLHDAFADKGGVMERVLADRLGLAPGDTFRLGSTDFTLRAILQRYPDNASGGFGLGPRTIVRTADLDESGLIAEGTLFETQYRLDLPPDADLDAMQALAQETLPDAGLRWRDSRRGAGGTERFIDRIGAFLILVGLSGLAVGGVGVSAAVRAYLAGKTGTIATLKTLGATRRTIFLTYFLQIGALTLLGITIGLLLGGGIPVLLAPLIEASLPVPANFTFNPAPLAEAAIYGLLAALIFTLWPLARTDDIRAATLFRDAFASGAALPRWPYLVATLALVAALLGLAAWFSGTVWLTLWTAGGITGALAILILAALAIRWLARRSRNSARGRPALRLALGAIGARGGEATSVVLSLGLGLSVLAAVGQIDGNLRNAFNDELPDVAPSYFFVDIQPNQIEGFRDRLDNDPAVSRVDAAPMLRGIITAINGIPADEFADGHWVVQGDRGVTYDSTLPDNTTITAGEWWPEDYTGPPLISFSAEEAAEIGLQIGDEMTVNILGRNITGTVASFREVTWEDAGIGFVLSMNEAALAGAPHSWISTVYAEEEAEAQILRDLATAYPNITAIRIRDAIAQVATLVEGISAATRYGALATLVTGFLVLIGAAAAGERARTFEAAVLKTIGATRSRIISSFALRAALLGLAAGVVALAAGILGGWAVQTFIMENDYTVVWGNALSIIGGGILVSLLAGLGFAARPLSAKPAQVLRARE
- a CDS encoding gamma-glutamylcyclotransferase family protein; this encodes MTGSAFFGYGSLVNTATHDYANPRQATLKGWRRVWQSTTLRDTAFLSVERAADQEIDGLVADVSPAQWTDLDAREAAYARVDVTAALGADQPTVIYRVNANLATATATNTPILLSYLDVVVQGYLHTFGPQGVARFFASTHGWDAPILDDRAAPRYPRRQTLTAQEIALVDACLATRMEVPK
- a CDS encoding MATE family efflux transporter produces the protein MAEDAKFLTGSTLRHVTVMALSSTVGLMAVFLVDFIDMIFIAMLGKAELAAAIGYAGAILFFTGSFGIGIAIACGALVARALGAGEAELARQRATNALIIGAIGGAIFAAIVWAFTPQLVGLLGATGDTQTLAVQFMRVILPSLPILLLGIVGGAVLRAHGDAKRSMWVMIYGGIVNAVLDPILIFGLDLELTGAALASIAARFTIAGSALWAIHKHYGGFGAPTFGSVWHDMKPIMAIAGPAVLTQLATPVGQAYVTRAMSTYGEEAVAGMAIIGRLTPVAFGVIFALSGAVGPIIGQNAGAGKQDRVREAYRDALIFTGAVVLLVSAILFGLRGPLAWLFQLDGVALQLVFLFAGPLSLLWFFNGMVFVSNAACNNLGHPFYSTWVNWGRHTLGTIPFVMLFAWWFGAAGVLIGQAVGGVVFGLIAGFIANRVIAMGADDKRGPFEKQLTLFRHLHTRR
- a CDS encoding MerR family transcriptional regulator, with the protein product MRIGELAKRSGLSRDTLRFYERQGLIGSAPEPGKTNNYRQYPDETLITLEWIAEAQAAGLTLAELTVLLGQLEADAGEDFDGFAFLDARIAEVEARIARSKRFLATLMQTRDALARAPYSD